The following coding sequences are from one Beggiatoa alba B18LD window:
- a CDS encoding phytase, whose product MRLRTLSTLAVSTMLALGCHSALAVNASFDSNNNVLKIPEIQGISALGSFSADLRFTDLSNSLFSLESIALVPAGNSENPAYYDFIKNSLFVPEVDFSPFVLDAYLQLTDMMQFKLTDYRIYPYATVETEPSSQGGADTPAIWVHPDNPADSLVLGTDSDGGLEIFDLKGNRLQVLLPEQEIKYVDVRYQFPLNGVNVDIVVVTNEKDNQLEIFAVDPETRTLMAVTDANAPIKPSISLDGMCLYRSPLTNRYYSYVMDGDGAIEQWELLDNGAGKIVASLIRHFDIGGGTAGCVADDEFAALYISDEDTALWRYGAEPEDGIARTAVDLAKPFGNVTELEGLSIVYGRDGDGYLIAANQGSSNFLVYKRTTGNVFVGSFKLVASAVNGVGAVEETNGIAVSNVAFNSDFPTGLFVAQDDSNGNTPLNFKLVSWQSVANYLSLQVDSSFDPRTIGFADTNTKPVLPQVETDPVPASGDSADDPAIWVHPTDPSLSTIIGTQKQGGFVVYDLNGKELQYVADGDMNNVDIRYNFPLGGTNIALVAFTNRSDDSIVLYKVDNETRQLASVTARKILPANLQGEIYGLCMYRSRVNNQYYVFINSTAGIVQQWRVFDNGRGLVDAEMSREFAVGSQTEGCVADDFSAKFYVGEEDVGIWQYGAEPSDGNARVSIDSTVTTGGHITADVEGMSIYYSGEQSGYLIASSQGNNVFNVYDRAGNHAYIGSFQVVADDVSGIDGVSETDGLDVLNLPLGSKFPSGVFIAQDGRNIVPNENQNFKLVSWENIANALNLSIVTGFDPR is encoded by the coding sequence ATGAGATTACGCACCCTTTCTACCCTTGCGGTCAGCACCATGCTAGCTTTAGGTTGTCATTCTGCATTAGCAGTGAATGCTAGTTTTGACAGTAACAATAATGTATTAAAAATTCCTGAAATACAGGGCATATCCGCGTTAGGGTCTTTTTCTGCGGATTTACGCTTTACAGACTTATCTAATTCTTTATTTTCACTAGAATCTATTGCTTTAGTTCCTGCGGGTAATAGCGAAAATCCCGCGTATTATGATTTTATTAAAAACAGCTTGTTTGTTCCTGAGGTAGATTTCTCGCCGTTTGTTTTAGATGCCTATCTGCAACTAACTGATATGATGCAGTTTAAGTTGACTGATTATCGTATTTATCCTTATGCAACTGTGGAAACTGAGCCTAGTAGTCAAGGTGGCGCGGATACGCCTGCAATTTGGGTGCATCCTGACAATCCTGCTGATAGTTTAGTGCTTGGTACGGATAGTGATGGCGGTCTTGAAATTTTTGATTTAAAAGGTAATCGTTTGCAAGTTCTATTACCTGAACAAGAAATTAAATATGTCGATGTGCGTTATCAATTTCCACTCAATGGCGTAAATGTGGATATTGTTGTAGTTACCAACGAGAAAGATAATCAGTTGGAAATATTCGCTGTTGACCCTGAAACACGTACTTTAATGGCTGTGACTGATGCTAATGCACCGATTAAACCTAGTATTTCCTTGGATGGTATGTGTTTATATCGCAGCCCACTGACTAATAGGTATTATAGTTATGTGATGGATGGTGATGGCGCGATTGAACAATGGGAACTTTTAGACAATGGCGCGGGTAAAATAGTTGCAAGTTTGATTCGTCACTTTGATATTGGTGGTGGAACAGCAGGTTGTGTGGCAGATGATGAATTTGCCGCGTTGTATATCTCTGATGAAGATACGGCATTGTGGCGTTATGGGGCTGAACCTGAAGACGGTATTGCACGTACTGCGGTAGATTTAGCCAAGCCGTTTGGCAACGTGACTGAGTTAGAAGGATTAAGTATTGTATATGGGCGCGATGGTGATGGCTACCTTATCGCGGCTAATCAAGGAAGTAGCAATTTTTTAGTTTATAAACGTACTACAGGTAATGTCTTTGTCGGTAGTTTTAAACTGGTTGCTTCTGCGGTTAATGGTGTTGGTGCTGTGGAAGAAACTAATGGCATCGCAGTTAGTAATGTCGCTTTTAACTCTGATTTTCCAACGGGTCTATTCGTGGCGCAAGACGATAGCAACGGCAATACCCCGTTAAATTTCAAATTAGTTTCTTGGCAAAGTGTTGCTAATTATTTGAGTTTACAAGTTGATAGTAGTTTTGATCCACGCACGATTGGCTTTGCCGATACGAATACTAAGCCTGTGTTGCCTCAAGTGGAAACCGATCCCGTGCCTGCTAGTGGTGATTCTGCGGACGATCCTGCCATTTGGGTACATCCGACTGATCCATCATTGAGTACTATTATTGGTACACAAAAGCAGGGCGGTTTTGTCGTTTATGACTTGAATGGTAAAGAGTTGCAATATGTCGCTGATGGTGACATGAATAATGTCGATATTCGCTATAACTTTCCTTTAGGCGGTACAAATATCGCGCTGGTGGCGTTCACGAATCGTAGCGATGACAGTATTGTTTTGTACAAAGTTGATAATGAGACGCGCCAATTAGCAAGTGTCACCGCACGTAAAATTTTACCTGCTAACTTGCAAGGTGAAATTTATGGTTTGTGTATGTACCGTAGCCGTGTTAATAATCAATACTATGTCTTTATCAACTCCACCGCTGGTATCGTGCAACAATGGCGAGTGTTTGATAATGGTCGTGGTTTAGTTGATGCAGAAATGTCGCGTGAATTTGCTGTTGGTTCACAAACAGAAGGGTGCGTGGCGGATGATTTCTCTGCGAAGTTCTACGTTGGTGAAGAAGATGTAGGCATTTGGCAATATGGTGCAGAACCCAGTGACGGTAATGCTCGCGTGTCTATTGATAGTACGGTTACAACAGGTGGACATATCACGGCGGATGTGGAAGGTATGAGTATTTACTACAGCGGTGAACAAAGTGGTTATTTAATCGCATCTAGCCAAGGTAATAATGTTTTTAATGTGTATGATCGGGCAGGCAATCATGCATATATTGGTAGTTTCCAAGTGGTTGCTGATGATGTTTCAGGTATTGATGGCGTATCAGAAACGGATGGTTTAGATGTGTTAAACCTGCCATTAGGGAGCAAATTCCCCAGTGGTGTGTTTATTGCGCAAGATGGGCGGAATATTGTTCCTAACGAAAACCAAAACTTTAAGTTGGTGTCTTGGGAAAATATTGCGAATGCCTTAAATTTAAGTATTGTGACAGGGTTTGATCCCCGTTAA